One window of the Pyrus communis chromosome 17, drPyrComm1.1, whole genome shotgun sequence genome contains the following:
- the LOC137721980 gene encoding indole-3-acetic acid-induced protein ARG7-like, with amino-acid sequence MMKGKFVRVCGNKWRKIGSGGSIPSSTCCENCCQWPLWPSMQEENSIPKDVPKGHLVIYVGENHKRFVIKITLLNHPLLKALLDQAQEEYDYNADSKLYIPCDESLFLDIVRCASSPDDHQRIHLCL; translated from the coding sequence atgatGAAGGGAAAGTTTGTAAGGGTGTGTGGAAACAAGTGGAGGAAGATAGGGAGTGGAGGGAGCATACCTTCTTCCACGTGCTGTGAAAATTGCTGCCAATGGCCTCTCTGGCCTTCCATGCAAGAAGAAAACTCCATCCCAAAAGATGTCCCAAAGGGTCACTTAGTAATCTACGTAGGTGAAAATCACAAGAGGTTTGTGATCAAAATCACCTTGCTTAACCACCCTCTCCTCAAGGCATTGCTCGATCAAGCTCAAGAAGAATACGATTACAATGCTGATTCGAAGCTCTACATCCCGTGTGATGAGAGCCTTTTCCTTGACATCGTTCGCTGCGCTAGCTCGCCGGATGATCATCAAAGGATTCATCTGTGTCTCTGA
- the LOC137722566 gene encoding uncharacterized protein — MSDQHPRLNHLRSTSQLLRQATTSFAGNLFTFVFLSLLIFSFRTVVENGTHLLTSFVDRDPSLKSLLSRLDLAGAGNTNHRSPRSPAETPSPITLRRRHRPFLHLTRVGTLDDDFFSGDDDDARSLFGPNRIAPILIFSSSSHSTSKLGFNGTYGTRVSEIVRSSLTFKAEKFTISDDRARGRDGDGESNEGEEKGGDEEMDDRAVDLQFLINGLELGRRDVATLFFLVSFLSAAYGWVILGFLVTYSWVLGIVFTTVVNDLIGRFTSFFGLVWDGSRLGIKRLSGFILMRWAVRDALTQLLGLWYFGEIEDQYSFFKLFIRLKLMPFSVMPPWIRGYEKELTGFLFVWYLLDTFVAFIFAVDAWVAIVDSRKSGREIVKEGCYLMLSMLSQAIQIKCLESVLCGGSVRWVLTRICGRSFAKLFQSTVEVYFMVSWLIFYFAARARCRDASSQGERIGALD; from the coding sequence ATGAGCGATCAGCATCCACGGCTGAACCACCTCCGCAGCACCTCCCAGCTCCTCCGACAAGCCACGACGTCGTTCGCTGGCAACCTCTTCACCTTCGTCTTCCTCTCCCTCCTCATCTTCTCCTTCCGCACGGTCGTCGAAAATGGGACCCACCTTCTCACCTCCTTCGTCGACCGCGACCCTTCTCTCAAATCCCTCCTCTCCCGCCTCGACCTCGCCGGCGCCGGCAATACCAACCACCGCTCTCCCAGATCTCCAGCCGAGACCCCTTCTCCAATCACTCTCCGCCGGCGACACCGCCCATTTCTTCACCTCACCCGCGTCGGAACCTTAGACGACGATTTCTTCTCCGGCGATGACGACGACGCTCGCTCCCTCTTCGGCCCCAATCGGATCGCCCCAATCCTcattttctcctcctcctctcactCCACCTCCAAATTAGGGTTTAATGGAACTTACGGGACTAGGGTTTCTGAAATCGTGCGCTCCAGCCTCACGTTCAAGGCCGAGAAATTCACCATTTCTGATGACAGAGCTAGAGGCAGAGATGGCGACGGAGAAAGCAATGAAGGGGAGGAGAAAGGCGGCGATGAAGAAATGGACGATCGGGCCGTCGATTTGCAATTCTTGATCAACGGATTGGAGCTGGGTCGCCGGGACGTGGCGACGTTGTTCTTCCTTGTGAGTTTCTTATCTGCAGCTTACGGTTGGGTAATTCTAGGGTTTCTTGTAACGTATTCATGGGTTCTTGGCATTGTTTTTACAACAGTTGTGAATGATCTGATCGGGCGGTTTACTTCGTTTTTTGGTCTGGTTTGGGATGGGTCCAGATTGGGCATCAAGAGGCTCTCTGGGTTCATTCTCATGAGGTGGGCGGTGAGAGATGCTCTCACTCAGCTTCTGGGATTGTGGTATTTCGGTGAAATTGAGGACCAGTACTCTTTTTTCAAGCTGTttattaggttaaagttgatgCCTTTTTCGGTTATGCCTCCCTGGATTCGAGGTTATGAGAAGGAGCTTACtgggtttttgtttgtgtggtACTTGTTGGATACATTTGTGGCATTCATATTTGCTGTCGATGCTTGGGTTGCTATAGTGGATTCGAGGAAGAGTGGGAGAGAAATTGTCAAGGAAGgctgttatttaatgttgtcaATGTTGAGCCAAGCTATCCAAATCAAGTGTTTGGAATCTGTACTTTGTGGGGGATCTGTAAGATGGGTTTTAACTCGAATTTGTGGAAGATCGTTTGCCAAGCTCTTTCAGTCGACTGTTGAAGTTTATTTTATGGTATCCTGGCTCATATTTTACTTTGCAGCTAGGGCGAGGTGTCGAGATGCTAGTTCTCAGGGGGAGAGGATTGGAGCACTAGATTGA